From one Molothrus aeneus isolate 106 chromosome 19, BPBGC_Maene_1.0, whole genome shotgun sequence genomic stretch:
- the DPM2 gene encoding dolichol phosphate-mannose biosynthesis regulatory protein, which produces MATATDQLVGFGLVAFSLVLFVYYTLWIIVLPFMDSDHGIHQFFLPREYAVIIPVTAGLLLLLFIGVFIMFVTWKSRKHTKKSD; this is translated from the exons ATG GCCACAGCGACGGACCAGCTGGTTGGGTTTGGCTTGGTCGCCTTCAGCCTCGTCCTCTTTGTTTACTACACCCTCTGGATCATCGTGCTG cccttcaTGGACAGCGACCATGGGATCCACCAGTTCTTCCTGCCTCGGGAATATGCAGTTATCATCCCCGTGACAgccgggctgctgctgctgctatttaTAG GTGTTTTTATAATGTTTGTCACGTGGAAGAGCAGGAAACACACCAAGAAATCAGACTGA
- the ST6GALNAC4 gene encoding alpha-N-acetyl-neuraminyl-2,3-beta-galactosyl-1,3-N-acetyl-galactosaminide alpha-2,6-sialyltransferase: MKTLVRLFLSLVCVAVTAVLYILLCSHTRVQRCCSAPALRGSPATSGVRSFQGYSRVPDGKPLERALCRQCAVVSSSGQMLGSQLGAAIDGQECVLRMNHAPTTGYEQDVGTRSTIRVVSHTSVPLLLRNQPYFFQQSQETLYFIWGPAKKMNREKMGSTYQALVKVMEKYPQLQIYTLTEEKMTYCDNVFQNETGKNRMKSGSFLSTGWFTMILAMELCEQICVFGMVSDSYCREKNHSSVPYHYFEKGRLDECRMYLMHEQARRAGHRFITEKAIFSRWAKKRNIVFNHSSWTGRRNI; this comes from the exons ATGAAGACGCTG GTCCGGCTCTTCCTATCGCTGGTGTGCGTGGCGGTGACCGCGGTGCTGtacatcctgctctgctcccacactCGTGTGCAGCGCTGCTGCTCGGCCCCGGCGCTGCGGGGCAGCCCCGCCACGTCCGGCGTCCGCAGCTTCCAGGGCTACAGCCGCGTTCCCGATGGGAAG CCGCTGGAGCGAGCGCTGTGCCGCCAGTGCGCCGTCGTCTCCAGCTCGGGGCAGATGCTGGGCTCGCAGCTGGGAGCGGCCATCGACGGGCAGGAGTGTGTCCTGCGCATGAACCATGCCCCCACCACCGGCTACGAGCAGGACGTGGGGACACGCAGCACCATCCGGGTGGTCTCACACACCAGCGTCCCGCTGCTGCTGAGGAACCAGCCCTACTTCTTCCAGCAGTCCCAAGAGACCCTTTACTTCATCTGGGGGCCAGCAAAAAAGATGAATAGGGAGAAGATGGGCTCAACCTACCAGGCACTGGTCAAGGTGATGGAGAAGTACCCCCAGCTGCAGATCTACACCCTGACTGAGGAGAAGATGACATACTGCGACAATGTCTTCCAGAATGAGACAGGGAAGAACAG GATGAAATCCGGCTCCTTCCTGAGCACGGGCTGGTTCACCATGATCCTGGCCATGGAGCTGTGCGAGCAGATCTGTGTTTTTGGCATGGTCAGCGACAGCTACTGCAG GGAAAAGAACCACTCCAGCGTGCCGTACCATTACTTTGAGAAGGGCCGGCTGGACGAGTGCAGGATGTACCTGATGCACGAGCAAGCTCGGCGTGCCGGGCACCGCTTCATCACCGAGAAAGCCATCTTCTCCCGCTGGGCCAAGAAGAGGAACATTGTCTTCAACCACTCATCCTGGACAGGCAG GAGGAATATTTAA